TTAAAAATAACATCAATACCAACGCTAGGAGGCTGGCGTACTTAACTTGTAGAGGCTTTACTAACAACTGCCGGCGTGGAAACTGCCCTTTTTGCTCCAAAAGCTTAGATCCCCTATCTGCCCGTTTGTTATTCACTTAATAACTTATTTTACAATAAATACAAGAACAAGTTCTATGAAATCAATATTAATTATTTTAAGAACAACGCCGCTGCACCAACTACCGCGCTATCGCTCCCAAGCGTCGCAGGAACAACCTTCACATTCTTTTGTGGAAGATATCTCAGATAGTAAGACATCCATTTCTTCATCGAAGGAAAGAATAACGTGTATTGTTTTGACACCGACCCTCCCACTACAACTATTTCAGGGTCAACAACCTCAACCGCACAGCTAAGCGCATATGCTAAATGCTTTCCAAAAAGTTTCCACGTATATATTGCCATCTTATGCCCATCCCTGGCGCGTTCCGCAATTATACTGGGTTCCACATCCATGTTAGTCAATTTACGAAAAATATTCTTAATCCCGCGGCCTGAAACATAATCCTCTATAATCCCTGATTTGTAAGGCAAACACCAGATTTCAGCGGCATTCCCCGTTGCACCGTTATACACTTTTTTATCAATAACTAACCCGCTCCCCAACCCTGTCCCCAAAGTTACTCCATAAACAATCTTACACTTTTTACCCGCACCGTATACGGCTTCACCTAAAACAAAAATATTTGCGTCATTCTGCAACCTTACCGGAACCTTATACTTATTCTCAAAACATCTACGAAGATTAAACCCGTGCAATGGTTTAAGATTTATTGGCGTGAGTAATCTTCCGGATTCAATATCCAGCGGCCCAGGCGAGCCAAGCCCAATACCTTCAACCATATTAATTTTTATACCCGCATCACGGATAGCCATATTGATTGTATTATAAATACTCTGCAGGAGACTGTGTTTTCCAAACCGTTTTTCTGTCGGTAACTTTACCCGTGCACCAATAATCTTCCCTGTTCTGTTAAAAACAGCCGCAGCGACTTTAGTCCCGCCCAAATCCACACCGACAATATACTTTTTCATAGATTCACTCCAACCGCAACTTATTTACCTTTACGCCCATAATCATCCTCAAGCCTTACCACATCTTCCACTTCACTAGTTGAGACTTCAAATATTTTAACATCACTTCCCTTTGCACCCATGCGATGAACAGTTTTCGGCGTAATAACAATGGCATCACCTTCATGCATCACACGATCTTCCCCGTTAATTTCAATATAAAGCACACCTGAATCCACGTACAGTGTTTCATGCTTAATATTATGATACTGCTTACTCAACCTCTGCCCTTTGTTTATCCAGATAACTTTACCGACATACTTATCCGTATGCGCTACCCATATTTCCTTACCCCATGGTTTCTCTACAGTTTTCATACAATCCCTCCCTGAAAAATTAATCAATAACATTTTTTATTGTTAAATAATCCGTTGTCCGATTTCGTCCCGTGTTTTTTGAGTGCAACAACGCCTGGTCTGCTAACTGCCAAACTTTCCGGCCGGTTTGATCATCTCTCGGATAAAACGCAATACCTATGCTTATCGTCACTCTTAACGGTTCCATAATATTCCCGAACATTTTGCGTTCCACACAATTTCTTAGCCATTCCATTTTACGGAATACCCCCGCAGGATCATCCGCCCGGCGGAGCAGTATCATAAATTCCTCTCCACCGAAACGCCCTGCCATGTCAGTCTCATAAATACACTCTCTAATAATTTCGGCAATACCCCTTAGGATTTCATCCCCTACCTGATGCCCATGAGTATCATTAACCTTCTTAAAATGATCGATATCTATCACAACAACCGCAAAATTAGTAGCATACTTTTTTGCACGTA
The sequence above is a segment of the Elusimicrobiota bacterium genome. Coding sequences within it:
- a CDS encoding ROK family protein, which codes for MKKYIVGVDLGGTKVAAAVFNRTGKIIGARVKLPTEKRFGKHSLLQSIYNTINMAIRDAGIKINMVEGIGLGSPGPLDIESGRLLTPINLKPLHGFNLRRCFENKYKVPVRLQNDANIFVLGEAVYGAGKKCKIVYGVTLGTGLGSGLVIDKKVYNGATGNAAEIWCLPYKSGIIEDYVSGRGIKNIFRKLTNMDVEPSIIAERARDGHKMAIYTWKLFGKHLAYALSCAVEVVDPEIVVVGGSVSKQYTLFFPSMKKWMSYYLRYLPQKNVKVVPATLGSDSAVVGAAALFLK
- a CDS encoding cupin domain-containing protein, which encodes MKTVEKPWGKEIWVAHTDKYVGKVIWINKGQRLSKQYHNIKHETLYVDSGVLYIEINGEDRVMHEGDAIVITPKTVHRMGAKGSDVKIFEVSTSEVEDVVRLEDDYGRKGK